In Emys orbicularis isolate rEmyOrb1 chromosome 12, rEmyOrb1.hap1, whole genome shotgun sequence, one genomic interval encodes:
- the CHMP4B gene encoding charged multivesicular body protein 4b, which yields MSGMLGKLFGTGGKGAGKGPTPQEAIQRLRDTEEMLSKKQEFLEKKIEQELVAARKHGTKNKRAALQALKRKKRYEKQLAQIDGTLSTIEFQREALENANTNTEVLKNMGLAAKAMKAAHDNMDIDKVDELMQDIAEQQELADEISTAISKPVGFGEDFDEDELMAELEELEQEELDKNLLEISGPETVPLPNVPSIAIPSKPAKKKEEEDDDDMKELEAWAGNI from the exons atgtCGGGGATGCTGGGGAAGCTGTTCGGGACGGGCGGCAAGGGCGCCGGGAAGGGCCCGACCCCGCAGGAGGCCATCCAGCGGCTCCGCGACACCGAGGAGATGCTCAGCAAGAAGCAGGAGTTCCTGGAGAAGAAGATCGAGCAGGAGCTGGTGGCGGCCCGCAAGCACGGCACCAAGAACAAGCGGG CTGCTCTTCAAGCCCTAAAACGCAAGAAGAGGTACGAGAAGCAGCTGGCGCAGATAGATGGCACGTTATCAACAATTGAATTCCAGAGGGAAGCCCTTGAAAATGCCAACACTAATACTGAAGTGCTCAAGAATATGGGCCTGGCTGCTAAAGCTATGAAAGCTGCTCATGACAACAT GGATATCGATAAAGTAGACGAATTGATGCAGGATATTGCAGAACAGCAGGAGCTGGCAGATGAAATTTCAACAGCTATTTCAAAGCCTGTAGGATTTGGGGAAGACTTTGATGAG GATGAACTGATGGCAGAATTGGAGGAACTAGAACAGGAAGAATTAGACAAAAACCTGCTGGAGATCAGTGGTCCCGAGACAGTACCACTACCAAATGTGCCCTCAATAGCAATACCGTCAAAGCCAG CCaagaagaaagaagaggaggaTGACGATGACATGAAAGAGTTGGAAGCTTGGGCTGGAAACATTTAA